A genome region from Coprococcus phoceensis includes the following:
- the recG gene encoding ATP-dependent DNA helicase RecG, with translation MNEQSTISSLKGIGEKTEKLFQKLNIFTIGDLLRHFPKGYEVYEEATPIAEIDEGRTVTVTGAIYGKVQVSGRTSMQVTTIYVKDITGTLRVVWFRMPFLRNTFQKGGVVTLRGKVVRRKGTLLMEQPEIFYPSELYEEKINTLQPNYALTAGLTNNAVVKAMKQAISYLDLKQDFLPPDVRTRYHLAEYNYAIQGIHFPVDKEEFYTARERLVFEEFLVFILALRQMKEKNEKSKNTFSFAIAEPVEQFMHKLPYELTGAQQKVWEEIKADLNGAHVMSRLVQGDVGSGKTIIALLGLLLAAVNGYQGALMAPTEVLAKQHFESICEMLEKHQIPVCVELLTGSMTAKEKRMAYERIASGEAQIIVGTHALIQEKVKYHSLALVVTDEQHRFGVKQREKLAEKGNTPHILVMSATPIPRTLAIILYGDLDISVIDELPANRLPIKNCVVDTNYRKTAYQFMKKQVLEGRQCYVICPMIEENENLEAENVIDYAKTLQEEMGENIQVAYLHGKMKQSEKDVIMEQFGKREIQILVSTTVIEVGINVPNATVMMVENAERFGLAQLHQLRGRVGRGKYQSYCIFMSASKSKETKERLSILNKSNDGFFIASEDLKLRGPGDLFGIRQSGILDFKLGDVFQDAKILQRASEAAEQLISEDENLEKQNHQNIREYLQKYIREGMLETTL, from the coding sequence ATGAATGAGCAATCAACGATCAGCTCACTGAAAGGGATTGGCGAGAAGACAGAAAAATTATTCCAAAAATTAAATATTTTTACGATTGGAGATTTGCTTCGACATTTTCCGAAAGGATATGAAGTGTATGAGGAAGCAACCCCGATTGCAGAGATAGACGAGGGCAGAACTGTGACGGTCACAGGTGCGATTTACGGGAAAGTACAGGTCTCTGGCAGAACAAGTATGCAGGTTACAACCATTTATGTGAAGGATATCACTGGAACTTTGCGTGTTGTCTGGTTCCGAATGCCTTTTTTGCGAAATACGTTTCAAAAAGGGGGTGTGGTCACACTACGTGGAAAAGTCGTGCGGCGAAAAGGAACACTTCTTATGGAACAGCCGGAAATTTTTTATCCGAGTGAGTTGTATGAGGAGAAGATAAACACGTTGCAGCCCAATTATGCATTGACAGCCGGACTTACGAACAATGCTGTCGTCAAAGCGATGAAACAGGCAATTTCCTATTTGGATTTGAAGCAGGATTTTCTTCCGCCGGATGTTCGAACCCGCTATCATCTTGCGGAATATAATTATGCGATACAGGGAATTCATTTTCCGGTAGACAAAGAGGAATTTTATACTGCCAGAGAGCGTCTTGTGTTTGAAGAATTTCTTGTGTTTATTTTGGCACTGCGGCAAATGAAGGAGAAAAATGAAAAAAGTAAAAATACATTTTCATTTGCGATTGCCGAACCGGTGGAACAATTCATGCATAAACTGCCATATGAACTGACAGGCGCTCAGCAAAAAGTCTGGGAGGAAATCAAGGCAGACCTAAACGGAGCGCATGTGATGTCAAGGCTTGTGCAGGGGGATGTCGGCTCCGGAAAGACGATTATTGCCTTGCTTGGTCTTTTGCTTGCCGCTGTCAACGGCTATCAGGGAGCATTGATGGCGCCTACAGAAGTGCTTGCAAAACAGCATTTTGAGTCTATTTGTGAAATGTTAGAAAAACATCAGATTCCGGTTTGTGTGGAACTTTTGACAGGGTCTATGACTGCAAAAGAAAAAAGGATGGCATATGAGCGGATTGCATCAGGAGAAGCACAGATTATTGTTGGAACGCATGCACTGATTCAGGAAAAAGTAAAATATCATTCTCTGGCGTTGGTAGTGACAGATGAACAGCACCGATTTGGCGTGAAACAAAGAGAAAAGCTTGCTGAAAAAGGAAACACACCACATATTCTTGTGATGAGTGCAACTCCGATTCCGAGGACTCTTGCAATTATCCTGTATGGGGATTTGGACATCTCTGTCATCGATGAGCTTCCAGCCAACCGTCTACCGATTAAAAATTGTGTGGTAGATACTAATTATCGAAAGACGGCCTATCAGTTTATGAAAAAACAGGTGCTGGAAGGACGACAGTGCTATGTCATCTGCCCAATGATAGAAGAGAATGAAAATCTGGAGGCAGAAAATGTAATAGATTATGCGAAGACACTGCAAGAAGAGATGGGGGAGAACATTCAGGTGGCATATCTGCACGGAAAGATGAAGCAGTCAGAAAAAGATGTGATCATGGAGCAGTTTGGGAAACGGGAAATTCAGATTCTTGTCTCTACGACCGTTATTGAAGTAGGAATCAATGTTCCGAATGCGACGGTGATGATGGTGGAAAATGCAGAACGTTTTGGGCTTGCACAGCTTCATCAGCTTCGAGGACGTGTGGGGAGAGGAAAATATCAGTCATACTGCATTTTTATGAGTGCATCAAAGTCGAAAGAGACGAAAGAGCGTCTTTCTATTTTGAATAAATCGAATGATGGATTTTTTATTGCGAGTGAAGACTTGAAGCTTCGCGGCCCGGGAGATTTGTTTGGTATTCGTCAAAGCGGGATTTTGGATTTTAAATTAGGTGATGTATTTCAGGATGCAAAGATTTTGCAGCGTGCAAGCGAGGCGGCGGAACAGCTGATTTCGGAAGATGAAAACTTGGAAAAGCAAAATCACCAGAATATTAGGGAGTATTTACAGAAATATATCCGGGAAGGAATGCTTGAAACAACGCTTTAA
- the rpmB gene encoding 50S ribosomal protein L28 — MAKCAICEKGAHFGNNVSHSHRKTPKMWKSNVKSVRVKAEGGNTKKMYVCTSCLKSGRVERA; from the coding sequence ATGGCTAAATGTGCTATTTGTGAAAAGGGTGCTCATTTCGGAAATAACGTAAGTCACTCTCATAGAAAAACACCAAAGATGTGGAAATCAAACGTAAAATCAGTAAGAGTAAAAGCTGAAGGCGGAAATACAAAGAAAATGTATGTATGTACTTCATGTTTAAAATCTGGCAGAGTTGAACGTGCTTAA
- the coaD gene encoding pantetheine-phosphate adenylyltransferase: MLRAIYPGSFDPVTLGHLDIIRRSAAIADELIVGILNNKAKTPLFSVGERVKMLEEVTKDFPNVKIIPFEGLLVEFAKQMDAKVIVRGLRAITDFEYELQMSQTNHKIEPEIETLFLTTSLEFSFLSSTTVKEVASFGGDITQFVPEVIVKKIKEKMEERKGV; this comes from the coding sequence ATGCTAAGAGCCATTTATCCGGGAAGCTTTGATCCGGTGACGCTTGGTCATTTGGACATTATTCGACGTTCCGCCGCCATCGCGGATGAGTTAATTGTCGGAATATTGAATAATAAAGCGAAAACGCCGTTGTTTTCTGTAGGAGAACGTGTTAAAATGTTAGAGGAAGTGACAAAAGACTTCCCAAATGTCAAAATCATTCCATTTGAGGGGTTGTTAGTAGAATTTGCAAAGCAGATGGATGCGAAAGTGATTGTTCGGGGATTGCGTGCAATTACAGATTTTGAATATGAATTACAGATGTCACAGACGAATCACAAAATTGAACCGGAGATTGAGACCTTGTTTTTGACGACAAGTCTGGAGTTTTCCTTTTTGAGTTCGACAACGGTAAAAGAAGTTGCGAGCTTTGGGGGAGACATTACACAGTTTGTACCGGAAGTGATTGTGAAAAAAATAAAAGAGAAGATGGAAGAAAGAAAAGGAGTGTAA
- a CDS encoding aminoacyl-histidine dipeptidase: protein MSALEHLEPKSVFHFFEELCRIPRATFDTKRVSDYCVDFAKERGLECIQDEANNVIIKKAGTAGFENSEPVIIQGHLDMVCEKTDDSAHNFDTDPIEVYEENGFLKAKDTSLGGDDGIAIAYALAILDSDTIEHPPIEAVFTTDEEVGMGGAGAIDLSVLKGRMLINIDSEEEGTLLTGCAGGFRHTITLPLAKEEKTGVAAEIVVRGLRGGHSGIEINQQRGNANKVLGRILNSLKTQFSYALIEMNGGTKDNVITPLSKAKILVDATQKDAVKAYVEELAETVKTEFGKDEPNLEISVVLSEETTLNVCTADTTDKVVFLLISTPYGVQGLSRELKGLVESSLNLGIVSTKEDSIELIFMVRSSVESKKKELEEMLNAYAVFTGGKGEVSCDYPAWMYKSDSKLRPIMIDTYEQMFGKAPVVATIHAGLECGLLSGQLPELDCVSFGPNMFDVHSVNEKLEVASVQRMWDYLLAVLKNCK, encoded by the coding sequence ATGTCAGCATTAGAACATTTAGAACCAAAATCGGTTTTTCATTTTTTTGAAGAACTTTGCCGGATTCCGAGGGCAACATTTGACACAAAAAGAGTCAGTGATTATTGTGTAGACTTTGCAAAAGAGCGAGGCTTGGAATGCATTCAGGATGAGGCGAACAATGTGATTATTAAAAAAGCCGGAACAGCAGGATTTGAAAACAGTGAACCGGTGATCATTCAGGGACATTTGGATATGGTATGTGAAAAGACGGATGATTCTGCACATAACTTTGACACAGATCCAATTGAAGTATATGAGGAGAATGGATTTTTAAAGGCGAAAGATACCAGTCTTGGGGGAGACGACGGAATTGCCATCGCATATGCACTTGCAATTCTTGACAGTGACACGATTGAACATCCGCCGATTGAAGCAGTCTTTACCACAGATGAAGAAGTTGGAATGGGTGGCGCAGGAGCAATCGATCTTTCTGTATTAAAAGGTCGTATGCTGATCAATATTGACTCCGAGGAAGAGGGAACATTACTGACAGGATGTGCAGGCGGTTTCCGCCATACGATTACGCTTCCGCTGGCCAAAGAAGAAAAAACAGGGGTTGCGGCTGAGATCGTTGTGAGAGGATTGAGAGGCGGACATTCTGGAATCGAGATCAATCAACAAAGGGGAAATGCTAACAAAGTACTCGGAAGAATTTTAAACAGTCTTAAAACACAATTTTCATATGCACTGATTGAGATGAATGGCGGAACAAAAGACAATGTTATCACGCCGTTATCGAAAGCAAAAATCTTAGTGGACGCAACACAGAAAGATGCCGTCAAAGCATATGTGGAAGAACTTGCAGAAACTGTGAAAACTGAATTTGGAAAAGACGAGCCGAATTTGGAAATTTCAGTTGTACTTTCTGAAGAAACTACACTGAATGTATGCACAGCAGATACAACAGATAAAGTTGTATTCCTGTTAATTTCTACACCATATGGAGTGCAAGGATTGAGCCGTGAATTGAAAGGACTTGTAGAGAGCTCTTTGAATCTTGGAATCGTATCTACAAAAGAGGATAGTATCGAGTTGATCTTTATGGTGAGAAGTTCTGTGGAGAGTAAAAAGAAAGAACTCGAAGAGATGCTGAATGCGTATGCTGTTTTCACAGGAGGAAAAGGAGAAGTATCCTGTGACTATCCGGCATGGATGTACAAGTCAGATTCAAAACTTCGCCCGATCATGATCGATACTTATGAGCAGATGTTCGGAAAAGCTCCTGTAGTTGCTACAATTCATGCAGGGTTAGAATGTGGTCTCTTATCCGGACAGCTTCCGGAACTGGATTGCGTATCTTTTGGTCCAAATATGTTTGACGTGCATTCTGTGAATGAAAAACTGGAAGTTGCATCTGTGCAGCGCATGTGGGATTATCTGCTTGCAGTTTTAAAAAATTGTAAATAA
- a CDS encoding Asp23/Gls24 family envelope stress response protein — protein MKGCMSTELGIITIAPEVIAKYAGTVAVECFGIVGMAAVSVKDGLVKLLKKESLTHGIQVEISEDNKITLNFHVIVSYGVSISAVTDNLISNVKYKVEEFTGMTVDKINIYIEGVRVID, from the coding sequence ATGAAAGGATGTATGAGTACAGAATTAGGAATCATTACAATTGCACCGGAAGTCATTGCAAAATATGCGGGAACTGTAGCTGTGGAATGCTTTGGAATCGTTGGTATGGCGGCAGTAAGTGTAAAAGATGGTCTTGTAAAGCTTTTGAAAAAGGAAAGCCTGACACATGGAATTCAGGTGGAAATTTCAGAAGATAATAAGATTACTTTGAATTTCCATGTAATCGTATCCTATGGTGTGAGTATTTCAGCCGTTACCGATAATTTAATCAGCAACGTAAAATATAAAGTAGAAGAGTTCACCGGAATGACAGTGGATAAGATTAACATTTATATTGAAGGCGTAAGAGTAATCGATTAA
- a CDS encoding GerW family sporulation protein, which yields MEDNKFNATVEALFRGMDSVVSSKTVVGDAIHIGDTIILPLVDVSFAVGAGSFQGDKKEKGAGGLGGKMSPCAVLVIQDGKTKLVNIKNQDTITKILDMVPDVVDRFSSKKEEKVTEKDVADMLNDAE from the coding sequence ATGGAGGATAACAAATTTAATGCAACAGTAGAAGCTTTATTTCGTGGGATGGACAGTGTTGTTTCGTCAAAGACTGTTGTCGGTGATGCAATTCACATTGGCGATACTATCATTTTACCATTGGTAGACGTTTCATTTGCGGTGGGAGCCGGTTCATTTCAGGGAGATAAAAAGGAAAAAGGCGCCGGTGGACTTGGCGGAAAGATGTCACCGTGTGCGGTGCTTGTGATTCAAGACGGAAAGACAAAACTTGTAAATATCAAAAATCAGGATACGATTACAAAAATTTTAGATATGGTTCCTGATGTGGTTGATCGGTTTTCTTCTAAAAAAGAGGAGAAAGTAACGGAAAAGGATGTTGCGGATATGTTGAACGACGCAGAATAA
- a CDS encoding DUF2953 domain-containing protein has protein sequence MFQIILWILKIIGILLAAILGIAVLLICIVLFVPVRYRIEAESAGTFESIDAHARFSWLLHLFSGYFKYQNGEFCWQIRIGWKKLNQTEHIETLQNETYREKESEKEQEKRDEEVPQKAEPTNIPTKKEPQEKKVKRNRTAKKCGETAESEKKEKQSLLQKIKYTYQTMCDKIKVLLEKKEKLTEFLAEPIHKAAWGRLKKELFRILRLLRPRKFTGAVRFGLEDPYDTGRILAVLSMLYPFYGEHIDIYPDFEYRILEGHLLIKGRIRGIYAVIVLWNLFFDKQVRTTYEHIKTFKL, from the coding sequence ATGTTCCAGATTATATTATGGATTTTGAAAATCATAGGAATTCTTCTGGCAGCAATACTGGGAATTGCAGTATTGCTCATTTGCATTGTGCTTTTTGTGCCTGTCCGGTATCGAATTGAGGCGGAAAGTGCAGGGACATTTGAAAGTATCGACGCGCATGCTCGGTTTTCGTGGCTTTTACATTTGTTTTCCGGATATTTTAAATATCAAAATGGCGAATTTTGCTGGCAGATTCGAATCGGCTGGAAAAAACTGAACCAGACAGAGCACATTGAAACGCTCCAAAATGAGACATACAGAGAAAAAGAGTCTGAGAAGGAACAAGAAAAAAGAGACGAAGAAGTGCCTCAGAAAGCAGAGCCGACAAACATTCCAACGAAAAAAGAACCGCAGGAAAAGAAAGTGAAAAGAAACCGCACAGCAAAGAAGTGTGGAGAAACGGCAGAAAGTGAGAAAAAGGAAAAACAATCTTTGCTTCAAAAGATAAAATATACATATCAGACAATGTGTGATAAGATAAAAGTGCTTTTGGAGAAAAAAGAAAAATTAACAGAGTTTCTTGCGGAGCCCATTCACAAAGCGGCATGGGGGCGTTTGAAAAAAGAATTGTTCAGAATTCTTCGGCTTTTAAGACCGAGGAAATTTACAGGCGCTGTGCGATTTGGATTGGAGGATCCCTACGATACGGGGAGGATACTGGCTGTGCTGAGTATGCTTTATCCGTTTTATGGAGAACATATAGATATCTATCCGGATTTCGAATATCGGATTTTAGAAGGGCACCTTCTGATTAAAGGGCGTATCCGAGGAATTTATGCAGTGATTGTTTTGTGGAATTTATTTTTTGATAAACAGGTCAGAACCACATATGAACATATAAAAACGTTTAAATTATAA
- a CDS encoding RsmF rRNA methyltransferase first C-terminal domain-containing protein yields MNLPIAFEKKMRELLGAEFDDYIKCYEEKRLYGLRVNTKKISVEEFKKICPFEIQPIPWIENGFYYDGEHVQPAKHPYYFAGLFYLQEPSAMTPANRLPIEPGDKVLDVCAAPGGKATELGAKLCGEGVLVANDISNSRAKGLLKNIEVFGIGNVLVLSEEPGKIEEYFTEYFDKILIDAPCSGEGMFRKDKKMVKAWEEHGPEFFAKIQRSIVTQAARMLKPGGMMLYSTCTFDPEENEGTIEYLRQQYPEFEIKEIRPYEGFAKGMPQVTESKEPAFEKTVRIWPHKMHGEGHYLALLQKGEKSEKLVVKEKKKRAKKVPEELLAFFEDITWEMDWSRLEIYSEKVYYMPEDIPNVKGIRFLRTGLYLGDVKKNRFEPSQSLAMCLKKEEYRRTISLSVEDERVIRYLKGETIEVDDLVDHKEKGWQLVLVDGYPLGFGKLANGTLKNKYLPGWRWQS; encoded by the coding sequence ATGAATTTACCAATTGCGTTTGAAAAAAAGATGAGAGAACTGCTTGGAGCAGAGTTTGATGATTATATAAAGTGTTATGAGGAGAAAAGACTTTATGGTCTCCGCGTAAATACAAAAAAAATCAGTGTGGAAGAATTTAAAAAGATTTGTCCGTTTGAGATTCAACCGATACCATGGATTGAGAATGGATTTTATTATGATGGAGAGCACGTGCAGCCGGCAAAGCATCCATATTATTTTGCCGGACTTTTTTACTTACAGGAGCCTAGCGCCATGACACCGGCAAACCGCCTTCCGATTGAACCGGGGGATAAGGTGCTGGATGTCTGTGCAGCACCGGGAGGAAAGGCGACTGAGCTTGGAGCAAAACTTTGCGGGGAAGGTGTGCTTGTGGCAAATGACATCAGCAATTCCAGAGCAAAGGGCTTATTAAAAAATATTGAAGTGTTCGGCATCGGCAATGTGCTTGTGCTCAGTGAGGAGCCAGGTAAAATTGAAGAGTATTTTACGGAATATTTTGACAAGATTTTGATCGATGCACCATGTTCCGGCGAAGGAATGTTCCGAAAAGATAAAAAGATGGTGAAAGCCTGGGAAGAACATGGACCGGAATTTTTTGCAAAGATTCAGAGAAGTATTGTCACGCAGGCTGCAAGAATGTTAAAACCGGGTGGAATGATGCTCTATTCTACTTGTACATTTGATCCGGAAGAGAATGAGGGAACAATTGAATATTTAAGACAACAATATCCGGAATTTGAGATAAAAGAGATTCGGCCATATGAGGGATTTGCAAAAGGAATGCCGCAAGTGACTGAATCAAAAGAGCCTGCATTTGAAAAAACAGTCCGTATCTGGCCGCATAAGATGCACGGAGAGGGACATTATCTGGCATTGCTTCAAAAAGGGGAAAAGTCGGAGAAACTAGTGGTCAAAGAAAAGAAAAAGCGCGCGAAAAAAGTGCCGGAAGAACTGCTTGCATTTTTTGAGGACATCACATGGGAGATGGACTGGAGCAGACTGGAGATTTACAGCGAGAAAGTCTACTATATGCCGGAAGATATCCCGAATGTAAAAGGTATTCGTTTCCTTCGGACAGGACTGTATCTTGGAGATGTGAAAAAGAACCGGTTTGAGCCGAGTCAGTCACTTGCGATGTGTCTGAAAAAAGAAGAATACCGCCGCACAATCTCACTTTCCGTGGAGGATGAGCGTGTGATCCGCTATCTGAAAGGTGAGACGATCGAAGTTGACGATCTTGTTGATCACAAAGAAAAAGGCTGGCAGCTTGTCCTTGTGGACGGCTATCCGCTAGGCTTTGGGAAACTTGCAAACGGAACTTTGAAGAACAAATATTTACCTGGATGGAGATGGCAGTCATAA
- a CDS encoding M23 family metallopeptidase has protein sequence MKKRQAYQLLLFVLLFSFVTEIWIGRLLSISRMERLHENTVMKMEFRDQQLGEKMINSFCDDQSKGLQAGIYLLESKFGYQPFPYTCTEKTFCERKKTWEQKKAWNTYLKINQAIWDDVKYFPVPESTTDEDATVVFENGWMKERNYGGKRGHEGCDLMAKKDVPGYYPVVSMTDGVIQSKGWLPKGGYRIGILAPSGGYFYYAHLDSYADIKEGDRVKAGDVIGFMGDTGYGEEGTKGKFPVHLHVGIYVYPNGQEMSVNPYWVMRYLEPHKLKCAYSD, from the coding sequence GTGAAAAAGAGACAGGCATATCAATTACTTCTTTTTGTATTACTATTTTCTTTTGTTACAGAAATATGGATTGGCAGACTGCTGTCGATAAGCAGAATGGAACGGTTGCATGAAAATACAGTTATGAAGATGGAATTTCGAGATCAGCAGTTAGGTGAAAAAATGATCAATAGTTTTTGTGATGATCAGAGCAAAGGGCTGCAGGCAGGAATCTATCTGTTGGAAAGCAAGTTTGGCTATCAACCGTTTCCGTATACATGTACAGAAAAAACGTTTTGCGAACGAAAGAAGACATGGGAACAGAAAAAGGCATGGAATACTTATCTGAAAATCAATCAGGCAATCTGGGATGATGTGAAATATTTTCCAGTACCAGAATCAACGACGGATGAAGATGCAACGGTGGTCTTTGAAAATGGATGGATGAAAGAACGAAACTATGGTGGAAAACGCGGACATGAGGGATGTGATTTGATGGCAAAAAAAGATGTCCCAGGATATTATCCGGTCGTCAGCATGACGGACGGTGTCATACAAAGTAAAGGGTGGCTTCCGAAAGGGGGATACCGTATCGGTATTCTGGCGCCTTCCGGTGGATACTTTTATTACGCACATCTGGATTCCTATGCGGATATTAAAGAGGGAGACCGAGTGAAAGCCGGGGATGTGATTGGATTCATGGGGGATACAGGCTATGGAGAGGAAGGTACAAAAGGGAAATTTCCGGTGCATCTGCATGTGGGAATTTATGTGTATCCGAACGGTCAGGAAATGAGTGTCAATCCATATTGGGTGATGCGGTATCTGGAACCGCATAAGCTGAAATGTGCGTATTCTGACTAA
- a CDS encoding DAK2 domain-containing protein has translation MATKTINVEMLAKMFLAGAGNIEAKKEFINELNVFPVPDGDTGTNMSLTIMAAAKEVSALEKLNMKDLAKAISSGSLRGARGNSGVILSQLFRGFTKAIKEVKEIDCLILANALDKAKETAYKAVMKPKEGTILTVARGIADKGWELAEETDDLEVFIPEIIKHAEHVLSKTPDMLPVLKEAGVVDSGGQGLLEVLKGAYDAFLGKEIDYSAIASSTGAAVTKVSAEAATEIKFGYCTEFIIMAEREFTEEDEKTFKAYLESIGDSIVCVADDEIVKVHVHTNDPGLAIQKALTYGQLSRMKIDNMREEHEEKLIRDAQKLAKEQKEKKKEAQKEFGFIAVSIGEGLNEIFKELGVDYIIEGGQTMNPSTDDMLNAIDEVNAKHVFIFPNNKNITLAANQAKSLVKDKEVIVIPTKTVPQGITAIINFVPDLSAEENEEVMLEEIKNVKTGQVTYAVRDTHIDDKEIHKDDIMGIGDSGIIAVGTDIAATTKEMLETLVDEDSELISIYYGADVSEEDAEKLTAEIEEKYPSVDVDTHFGGQPIYYYVLAVE, from the coding sequence GTGGCAACGAAGACAATAAATGTAGAGATGCTCGCAAAGATGTTTTTGGCAGGCGCCGGAAATATCGAGGCAAAAAAAGAATTTATAAATGAATTGAATGTTTTTCCGGTACCGGATGGGGATACAGGAACGAACATGTCGCTTACGATCATGGCAGCGGCAAAAGAAGTTTCGGCATTGGAAAAACTTAATATGAAGGATTTGGCAAAGGCGATTTCATCTGGGTCTTTAAGAGGAGCCAGAGGGAACTCAGGAGTAATTCTTTCACAGCTTTTCAGAGGATTTACAAAAGCAATCAAAGAAGTCAAAGAGATTGACTGTTTGATTCTTGCGAACGCACTTGATAAGGCAAAGGAGACTGCCTACAAAGCGGTTATGAAGCCGAAAGAGGGAACGATCCTGACTGTTGCACGTGGAATTGCAGATAAAGGCTGGGAACTTGCAGAAGAGACAGATGATTTGGAAGTGTTCATTCCAGAGATTATCAAGCATGCAGAACATGTGTTATCGAAGACTCCGGATATGCTTCCGGTATTAAAAGAAGCTGGGGTGGTTGATTCCGGCGGACAGGGACTTTTAGAAGTGTTAAAGGGTGCATATGACGCATTTTTAGGGAAAGAGATTGATTACAGTGCGATTGCTTCCAGCACAGGTGCTGCTGTGACAAAGGTCAGCGCAGAGGCGGCAACAGAGATCAAATTCGGTTACTGTACAGAATTCATCATTATGGCAGAGAGAGAATTTACAGAGGAAGATGAGAAAACGTTCAAGGCATATCTGGAGTCTATCGGTGATTCAATCGTATGTGTGGCAGATGATGAAATTGTAAAAGTACATGTACACACCAATGACCCTGGACTTGCAATTCAAAAGGCACTGACATATGGGCAGCTTTCTCGTATGAAGATTGACAATATGCGCGAAGAGCATGAAGAAAAATTGATCCGCGATGCGCAGAAGCTTGCGAAAGAACAGAAAGAAAAGAAAAAAGAGGCTCAGAAAGAGTTTGGCTTTATTGCCGTTTCCATCGGAGAAGGTCTGAATGAGATTTTTAAAGAGCTTGGAGTGGACTATATCATTGAAGGTGGTCAGACAATGAATCCAAGTACAGACGACATGTTGAATGCGATTGATGAAGTCAATGCAAAACATGTATTTATTTTCCCAAATAACAAAAATATTACATTAGCGGCAAACCAGGCAAAATCTTTAGTGAAAGATAAGGAAGTAATTGTTATTCCTACAAAGACGGTTCCGCAGGGAATTACTGCAATCATTAATTTTGTTCCGGATTTATCGGCAGAAGAAAATGAAGAAGTCATGTTAGAAGAGATCAAGAATGTCAAGACCGGACAGGTAACATATGCAGTGCGAGATACACATATCGATGACAAGGAGATCCACAAAGATGATATCATGGGAATTGGTGATTCCGGTATTATTGCAGTGGGAACTGATATCGCAGCGACGACAAAAGAGATGCTGGAAACACTTGTGGATGAGGATTCGGAATTGATCAGTATCTACTATGGAGCAGATGTCAGCGAAGAAGACGCAGAAAAACTGACAGCGGAGATTGAAGAAAAGTATCCAAGTGTAGATGTGGACACACATTTTGGAGGTCAGCCGATTTACTATTATGTATTGGCAGTAGAATAA
- the rsmD gene encoding 16S rRNA (guanine(966)-N(2))-methyltransferase RsmD — MKNDIFIQERNIMRVIAGSAKRLQLKTIDGLDTRPTTDRIKETLFNMISHEIADSCFLDLFSGSGAIGIEALSRGAKEAVFVEQNRKAMACIRENLTFTKLAKQSVLLEMDVLSALKRLEGKYQFDYIFMDPPYRKMLEKQVLEYLSESTILSQDAVVIVESSLDTEFSYVEELGFSVIKEKIYKTNKHIFLEREA; from the coding sequence ATGAAAAATGATATTTTTATTCAGGAAAGGAACATTATGAGAGTTATAGCAGGAAGCGCAAAACGCTTACAGTTAAAAACAATAGATGGGCTTGACACAAGACCGACAACAGATCGTATCAAAGAAACACTGTTTAATATGATTTCGCATGAGATTGCAGATTCCTGTTTTTTGGATTTGTTCAGCGGAAGTGGAGCAATCGGAATAGAAGCCCTCAGCAGAGGAGCAAAAGAAGCGGTGTTTGTAGAACAGAACCGTAAGGCGATGGCTTGTATTCGCGAGAATCTTACATTTACAAAGCTTGCAAAACAATCGGTGCTTTTGGAGATGGATGTTTTGAGCGCGCTAAAACGTCTGGAAGGAAAGTATCAGTTTGACTATATTTTTATGGATCCACCGTACCGTAAGATGCTGGAAAAGCAGGTGTTAGAATATCTTTCTGAATCAACTATTCTTTCGCAAGATGCTGTCGTGATTGTGGAAAGTTCTTTGGATACAGAGTTTTCTTATGTGGAGGAACTTGGTTTTTCTGTTATTAAAGAAAAGATATATAAGACTAATAAACATATATTTTTAGAAAGAGAGGCTTAA
- a CDS encoding alpha/beta-type small acid-soluble spore protein produces MASRSSNRTAVPEAKAALDKFKYEVASELGVPLKEGYNGDLTSRQNGSVGGYMVKKMIEQQEKQMSEK; encoded by the coding sequence ATGGCAAGTCGTTCATCAAACAGAACAGCAGTACCGGAAGCAAAAGCAGCTTTAGACAAATTTAAATATGAAGTGGCAAGTGAGCTCGGAGTACCTTTGAAAGAAGGATACAACGGAGACTTAACATCAAGACAGAACGGATCTGTTGGTGGTTATATGGTGAAAAAAATGATCGAGCAGCAGGAAAAACAAATGTCAGAGAAATAA